Proteins from a genomic interval of bacterium:
- the dtd gene encoding D-aminoacyl-tRNA deacylase, translating to MRAIVQRVSEARVSVKENESLREINKIRKGLVVLLGVGKEDGDEDAEYLAEKISNLRVFPDENDRMNLSILDVGGEILVISQFTLYGDCRKGRRPDFTSAAPPEIAEGLYEKFMEKVKAKGVEVKSGEFQARMLVDIRNDGPVTILLESK from the coding sequence TTGAGAGCAATTGTTCAGAGAGTATCTGAAGCGAGAGTGAGTGTTAAGGAAAATGAATCATTGAGAGAGATAAATAAAATTAGAAAAGGGTTGGTAGTTCTTCTCGGTGTGGGAAAAGAGGATGGCGATGAGGATGCTGAATATCTTGCGGAGAAGATTTCTAACCTGCGTGTCTTTCCTGATGAGAATGATAGAATGAACCTTTCTATTCTCGATGTGGGAGGGGAAATTCTGGTTATTTCCCAGTTTACCCTGTATGGAGATTGTAGAAAGGGGAGACGGCCCGATTTCACTTCTGCTGCCCCACCAGAGATAGCAGAAGGTCTATATGAAAAATTTATGGAAAAGGTGAAAGCAAAAGGAGTAGAGGTTAAGTCTGGGGAGTTTCAGGCTCGGATGCTGGTTGATATTCGTAATGATGGGCCGGTGACGATACTTCTGGAGAGTAAATGA
- a CDS encoding sulfite exporter TauE/SafE family protein, protein MIVYIIVGFIAQIIDGALGMAYGVTSTTFLLSMGIPPVAASASVHSAEVFTSGISGLAHLKFGNVDKKLFKKLLIPGIIGGILGAYILTVVPGKTIKPFVAFYLLIMGLIILRKAFKKVEQKEVKTKLLPLGVSGGFFDAIGGGGWGPIVTSTLVARGHNPRFSIGSVNLAEFFVTVAEVATFLTIIGLVHWQIIVGLIIGGVMAAPLAAYVCKRLPSRALMIMVGLLIMALSIRTICSALL, encoded by the coding sequence TAATTGATGGCGCTCTGGGAATGGCATATGGAGTCACTTCAACTACTTTCTTACTAAGCATGGGCATACCACCGGTGGCAGCAAGTGCAAGTGTTCACTCTGCAGAAGTATTTACAAGCGGTATATCTGGGCTTGCGCACTTAAAGTTTGGAAATGTGGATAAGAAACTGTTCAAGAAGCTCTTGATTCCCGGAATAATTGGAGGAATTTTAGGAGCATATATTCTTACTGTTGTGCCGGGAAAAACGATAAAGCCCTTTGTTGCGTTCTACTTGCTTATAATGGGTTTGATTATACTTCGAAAAGCATTCAAAAAAGTTGAACAGAAAGAAGTGAAAACCAAACTATTACCGTTAGGAGTATCCGGGGGATTCTTCGATGCGATTGGAGGTGGCGGTTGGGGCCCGATAGTAACATCTACTTTAGTAGCCAGAGGACATAATCCCAGATTCTCGATTGGTTCGGTTAACCTGGCAGAGTTTTTCGTAACCGTAGCTGAAGTGGCAACTTTTTTGACAATAATCGGATTAGTACATTGGCAGATAATCGTCGGTTTAATCATTGGGGGAGTTATGGCTGCTCCTCTGGCAGCTTATGTGTGCAAGAGGCTCCCTTCCCGGGCATTAATGATAATGGTCGGATTATTAATTATGGCTTTGAGTATAAGAACGATATGTTCTGCTCTATTATGA
- a CDS encoding TIGR00725 family protein, whose protein sequence is MIVAVIGGNYCSREMAKVAYEVGKRIAEKKHILICGGLRGVMEASCRGAKDGGGLTIGILPGRDKNDANRFVDIPIVTAMSHARNAIITRTADVLIAVDGRYGTLSEIGLALATSKKVVGINTWDIEGVISVGSVDEAMEEIEKV, encoded by the coding sequence ATGATTGTGGCTGTTATTGGTGGGAATTATTGTAGTCGGGAAATGGCTAAAGTTGCTTATGAAGTGGGAAAGAGGATTGCCGAGAAAAAGCATATTCTTATATGTGGAGGATTGAGAGGGGTGATGGAAGCATCCTGTCGGGGAGCGAAGGATGGAGGGGGTTTGACAATAGGTATTCTTCCAGGCAGAGATAAAAATGACGCTAATCGCTTTGTGGATATACCCATTGTCACGGCAATGAGTCATGCTCGAAATGCAATTATTACGCGCACTGCTGATGTTTTGATTGCTGTGGACGGAAGGTATGGGACTTTATCTGAGATTGGACTGGCTCTTGCCACAAGCAAGAAGGTGGTGGGAATCAATACCTGGGATATTGAAGGTGTAATTTCTGTGGGAAGTGTGGATGAGGCAATGGAGGAGATAGAAAAGGTATAA
- a CDS encoding nitrilase-related carbon-nitrogen hydrolase, translating to MSIKNCILGISAGILLVLSFPPVNFSFLIWFALVPLFFAIYFSKSPKEAVIVGSLTGLVFYGISLNWFFKLFGLLAIGLICLLAIFIGIFSFLVKYIYSDLSNPSLPEPTKQQLTSPSRRSLSLKGLLLFIPVCWVAVEFFRSELWWLKFPWLALGYSQWDHLPLLQLASLGGVYGLSFFIVLVNGVVFRSLLVKRSDAGFKWRRHLSPLIIIIIIMGIVLYWGNWVIGARTHLKGDPGAKEIGVAAIQDESFIQDKLIAATRKAIKETPNFIVWPELSAFLLPGEKEKRLASFVDLAKDSKAYLVTGFLEFFGFGKKKFENYALLFSPQGEIIGKHTKIHLVHFIEGAFEKGNDCRVFETHHGKVGIQICFDLDYVDVTRTMVRSGAEMFFVPGLDPIFWGKWEHLQRSSMAPLRAVESRRWIVRAASSGMSQIIDPYGRVTDSLPIGVEGILVGKISVNNRITFYHHYGWVFPYVCLGGLVVGLGVKFFLGKGKRGNR from the coding sequence ATGTCAATTAAGAATTGCATTTTGGGGATTAGTGCAGGGATTCTTTTAGTTTTATCATTTCCTCCAGTTAACTTCTCTTTTTTGATTTGGTTTGCCTTAGTACCTCTGTTTTTTGCTATTTACTTTTCAAAAAGCCCAAAGGAAGCAGTTATTGTTGGTAGTTTGACCGGCCTTGTTTTTTATGGAATAAGTTTAAACTGGTTTTTTAAACTTTTTGGGTTACTGGCCATTGGATTGATATGTTTATTGGCTATTTTTATAGGGATCTTCTCATTTTTGGTAAAATATATATATTCAGATTTGAGTAACCCGTCGTTACCGGAGCCGACAAAACAACAACTCACCTCTCCTTCACGGAGGTCATTATCTTTAAAGGGTCTTCTTCTTTTCATTCCTGTGTGCTGGGTGGCAGTGGAGTTCTTTCGTTCTGAATTATGGTGGTTGAAGTTTCCCTGGCTGGCACTGGGTTACTCACAGTGGGACCATCTACCTCTACTTCAATTGGCTAGTTTGGGCGGGGTTTATGGACTATCATTTTTTATTGTCCTGGTAAACGGCGTTGTTTTTCGTAGCTTGCTTGTTAAACGCTCGGACGCTGGCTTCAAATGGAGGCGGCATCTCTCTCCGCTAATTATCATAATCATTATCATGGGCATCGTTCTTTACTGGGGAAATTGGGTTATTGGAGCCAGAACCCACCTGAAAGGGGACCCGGGAGCCAAGGAAATTGGAGTTGCAGCTATTCAGGATGAATCTTTTATTCAAGACAAATTGATTGCTGCAACAAGGAAGGCAATAAAAGAAACACCCAATTTTATAGTCTGGCCGGAACTTTCGGCTTTTTTGCTCCCCGGTGAAAAGGAGAAGAGACTGGCCTCTTTTGTCGATTTAGCCAAAGACAGCAAGGCCTATTTGGTTACTGGATTTCTTGAATTCTTCGGCTTTGGCAAAAAGAAATTTGAAAACTACGCTTTACTCTTTTCTCCTCAAGGAGAAATAATTGGTAAACACACTAAAATCCATCTGGTACATTTTATTGAGGGTGCGTTTGAGAAAGGAAATGATTGTAGGGTTTTTGAAACCCATCATGGTAAGGTTGGAATACAAATCTGTTTTGATTTGGATTATGTGGATGTTACTCGCACAATGGTAAGGTCGGGAGCAGAGATGTTTTTCGTGCCCGGTCTTGACCCAATTTTTTGGGGCAAATGGGAACATCTCCAGCGTTCGTCGATGGCTCCCCTACGAGCTGTGGAATCGAGGAGATGGATTGTTCGGGCAGCTTCTTCTGGAATGTCACAAATTATCGACCCTTATGGACGGGTAACAGATTCTCTGCCCATCGGGGTAGAAGGAATTTTGGTTGGTAAGATTTCGGTCAATAATAGAATAACCTTTTATCACCATTATGGTTGGGTCTTCCCCTATGTTTGTTTAGGTGGATTAGTGGTTGGGTTGGGGGTGAAGTTCTTTTTAGGTAAAGGAAAGCGAGGAAATAGATGA